One Phoenix dactylifera cultivar Barhee BC4 chromosome 8, palm_55x_up_171113_PBpolish2nd_filt_p, whole genome shotgun sequence genomic window carries:
- the LOC103723283 gene encoding uncharacterized protein LOC103723283, with the protein MSLAITEKRQPQQQRPGGCVGIFFQLLDWNRRLAKKKLFSKRLLPPVRAAKRASKKVGAGGDDKMPMAKLLLIADENRGGFPNAKESDDLGDGMRAPGLVARLMGLDSMPVLTRQKPRKDLDSESERNKEKGGSEFLRLDQDLCLENGGLGKLESRPQKLQKTGGFLERQPTNAARAGPDVSLFSKNVLSSRSRKQHRKLASPVKSPRLLSGSHRVRLAQAATRILEPGLQSRNRDKCALTYMSSSQANAEEGSDAFASSKRSQELLSGSLVGSCRSCGSLVEVSELRLGAKEPMENEYGSSALEFSNASSSHDNCLEGKPKLSFMEGQQSQTTSLAVQAKVNVQSKLHDFAERKKHVQNDLDPCKPQQDAVLRTTPKKKTLRQNQPAPARDKVAPGFKECSRRQGRRDPNESNEPKDFVALNRNMNNCSRMRSTSKEPERQRMEMGRNGWERNIARKRTINSSHFENGAAASSTFEKPRTVGGHLINRKVTVPSSNRSINRNCVTSELQKKDDSHSFSVRNNDIVSFMFNSPMKHATRPCSYREVVEKSRGQGEINHDSSHPKNFVLNPKSGNSMLQRRTALRGDELGNLLEQKIRELTSLDRDELGKRDARSTASILEELISALTGGAPISEENDGNCFGASSTTDDTRSHCTDLPDFPISQSQMCNDNKDFQEEAKASISASYLVSNNDQPSPISILEASFSNESCSFGSHNGSSGGKVHFELAESCNTTVSFDLDNDLLDSATSIDITRSDIEKIPDFTNRSSTEVSEVKLPESKLGNASETILNAGLLFESICLYNSDGTVESSVKSFLLGLLETLIRAFVIGPKSCSDYMEAEERNQLRVFIFDCIIECLDLKYSQFCKSGYKTWLKLPLFLRRDRLSREIQKEIKGWMGLAGRFLDDTIEKEMSHSTGKWTHCEIEAFETGTEVETDILQALVDEMVIDLC; encoded by the exons ATTGCGGATGAGAACCGTGGGGGTTTCCCGAATGCGAAGGAATCGGATGATCTTGGTGATGGAATGAGAGCTCCTGGCCTGGTGGCCAGGCTGATGGGTCTGGATTCCATGCCTGTTCTCACCAGACAGAAGCCAAGGAAGGATTTGGATTCTGAATCGGAGAGAAATAAGGAGAAAGGTGGTTCTGAATTTCTGAGGCTCGACCAAGATCTATGTCTGGAAAATGGTgggcttgggaagcttgaatcGAGGCCACAGAAGCTGCAGAAGACTGGAGGATTCTTGGAGAGGCAGCCGACTAATGCTGCCCGGGCTGGACCAGATGTGTCGTTGTTCAGCAAGAATGTGCTGTCATCCCGGTCGAGGAAGCAGCACCGCAAGCTGGCATCGCCTGTGAAGAGCCCCAGATTGCTCTCAGGGAGTCACAGGGTCAGGCTTGCGCAGGCAGCGACGAGGATTTTGGAGCCTGGTTTGCAGTCTAGGAATCGGGATAAATGTGCTCTGACCTATATGAGTTCTTCGCAAGCCAATGCAGAAGAAGGATCTGATGCTTTCGCAAGCTCGAAGAGATCTCAAGAATTGTTGAGCGGCTCCCTTGTTGGATCTTGCAGGAGCTGTGGTAGTTTGGTAGAAGTGTCAGAATTGAGGTTAGGGGCGAAAGAGCCGATGGAAAATGAGTATGGGTCATCTGCTTTGGAGTTCAGTAATGCTTCTTCCTCTCATGACAACTGTTTAGAGGGTAAACCCAAGCTGTCATTTATGGAGGGCCAGCAGAGTCAAACAACATCTCTTGCAGTTCAAGCTAAGGTCAATGTGCAGAGTAAATTGCATGACTTTGCGGAAAGGAAGAAACATGTACAAAATGATCTGGATCCATGCAAGCCCCAGCAGGATGCAGTGCTGAGGACTACTCCTAAGAAGAAGACATTGAGACAAAATCAGCCGGCACCAGCTAGAGATAAAGTGGCCCCTGGTTTTAAGGAGTGTAGTAGAAGACAGGGCAGAAGGGACCCAAATGAGTCAAATGAGCCCAAAGATTTTGTAGCTTTGAACAGAAATATGAACAATTGCTCACGTATGAGATCAACCAGTAAAGagccagaaagacagagaatggAAATGGGTAGGAATGGTTGGGAAAGAAACATAGCACGCAAAAGAACAATCAATTCTTCTCACTTTGAGAATGGGGCTGCGGCCAGTTCAACATTTGAGAAGCCAAGAACTGTTGGTGGTCATCTGATTAACCGTAAAGTGACAGTGCCTAGCAGCAATAGGTCTATCAATCGGAACTGTGTGACAAGTGAGTTACAGAAGAAGGATGACAGTCATAGTTTTAGTGTTAGGAATAATGATATAGTATCTTTCATGTTCAATTCACCAATGAAGCACGCAACTAGGCCTTGCTCCTATAGAGAAGTGGTTGAGAAGAGCAGGGGCCAGGGCGAAATCAATCATGACTCTTCTCATCCAAAGAATTTTGTATTGAATCCAAAGAGTGGAAACTCAATGCTGCAAAGGAGGACAGCTTTGAGAGGAGATGAGCTAGGTAATCTTCTTGAACAAAAAATAAGAGAACTGACCTCCTTGGATCGGGATGAATTAGGAAAGAGAGATGCCCGATCTACTGCTTCCATTCTTGAAGAGCTGATATCTGCCCTCACTGGAGGAGCTCCCATATCTGAGGAAAATGATGGCAACTGTTTTGGTGCGTCCTCCACAACAGACGACACACGTTCTCATTGCACAGATCTCCCTGACTTTCCCATTTCACAATCTCAGATGTGTAACGATAACAAAGATTTTCAG GAAGAAGCAAAAGCAAGCATTTCTGCTTCATATCTGGTCAGCAATAATGATCAGCCTAGCCCGATATCTATTCTTGAAGCTTCTTTCTCAAACGAAAGTTGCTCTTTTGGGAGTCACAATGGCAGCTCAG GAGGCAAAGTGCATTTTGAGTTGGCAGAGAGTTGCAACACAACTGTGTCATTTGATCTGGATAATGATCTTTTAGATTCAGCAACTTCTATTGATATCACGAGGtctgatattgaaaagattccCGATTTTACTAATAGAAGTTCTACAGAGGTCAGTGAAGTTAAACTTCCAGAAAGTAAACTCGGCAATGCCAGTGAAACTATTTTGAATGCTGGACTCCTGTTCGAGAGTATTTGCCTGTATAATTCAGATGGGACGGTAGAGTCTTCTGTAAAATCTTTTCTTCTTGGCTTGTTGGAAACTCTTATACGTGCCTTTGTCATAGGACCAAAAAGCTGTTCAGATTACATGGAGGCAGAGGAGAGAAATCAGCTAAGAGTGTTTATCTTTGACTGCATAATTGAGTGTTTAGATTTGAAGTACAGTCAGTTTTGTAAATCCGGTTACAAGACATGGTTGAAACTGCCTTTGTTTCTGCGCAGAGATCGCTTGTCAAGAGAAATTCAAAAGGAGATAAAAGGGTGGATGGGTTTGGCTGGGAGGTTTTTAGATGATACAATTGAGAAAGAAATGAGCCATTCAACAGGAAAGTGGACGCATTGTGAGATTGAAGCATTTGAGACAGGGACTGAGGTTGAGACGGACATACTCCAAGCACTAGTTGATGAAATGGTGATAGATCTCTGTTGA
- the LOC103723270 gene encoding uncharacterized protein LOC103723270, which yields MARKRNPILGRAWDIIALSISPMTKVKKPISRKLLLFKRSKRFKLRKHYNYAFVGEYEFSPSSTPLVRHPRAPLKKKSCFLSLLCSGNDTESIAEEGIGDEWEMLSPCADETRQEPSKLSEPGEEDDSSSVDQKAEKFIKRFYQEMRIQRQESVMNYMEMLNRSS from the coding sequence ATGGCCAGGAAAAGGAATCCCATCCTTGGGAGGGCATGGGACATCATagccctctccatctctcccatGACCAAGGTGAAGAAACCCATCAGCCGAAAACTCCTCCTCTTCAAAAGGTCTAAAAGATTCAAGCTCCGCAAGCACTACAACTACGCTTTCGTCGGAGAGTACGAGTTCTCCCCTTCCAGCACTCCTCTCGTCCGCCACCCTCGCGCTCccttgaagaagaagagctgCTTCTTATCGCTTCTATGTAGTGGGAATGACACCGAGTCCATCGCTGAAGAAGGCATCGGAGATGAATGGGAGATGCTGTCACCATGTGCTGATGAAACGAGGCAAGAGCCATCCAAGCTTTCAGAGCCAGGGGAAGAGGATGATTCATCATCTGTTGATCAGAAAGCAGAGAAGTTCATAAAGAGGTTCTACCAGGAGATGAGGATTCAGAGGCAGGAGTCTGTAATGAACTACATGGAGATGCTTAATAGGAGTTCTTAG